One segment of Ureibacillus thermophilus DNA contains the following:
- a CDS encoding catalase gives MTNNLNKRQQFTKANGAPVISNHDSMTAGKRGPVLLQDVWLIEKLANFNREVIPERRMHAKGSGAHGVFTVTNDITKYTKAKMFSQVGKKTPLFIRFSTVAGERGYADAVRDIRGFAIKFYTEEGNWDLVGNNTPVFFFRDPLHFTDLNHVVKRDPRTNMHNPNSNWDFWTLLPEALHQITITMSDRGIPASYRHMHGFGSHTYSFINEDNERVWVKFHFITQQGIKNLTDQEAAEVRGKDPDSHQRDLYNAIENGDYPKWKMYIQVMTEEQAKEMPYNPFDLTKVWYKKDFPLIEVGEIELNKNPDNYFAEVEQAAFSPSNIVPGIGYSPDRMLQARIFAYADAQRYRLGVNHYLLPINAPKCPFRSFHRDGAMRFDGNLGSTLSYEPNSYGEWQHNLDLKEPPLALEGDADIYDFREDDNNYFEQPGKLFRLMTAEEQQRLFENTARNMEGVEEFIKRRHILHCYLADPAYGEGVAKALGLSLDGMDLSNPYVK, from the coding sequence ATGACAAACAATCTTAATAAACGCCAACAATTTACAAAAGCAAACGGTGCTCCAGTAATCAGCAATCACGATTCCATGACAGCTGGCAAAAGAGGTCCGGTTTTATTACAAGACGTATGGTTAATAGAAAAACTTGCAAACTTCAACCGCGAAGTGATTCCAGAACGACGCATGCACGCTAAAGGTTCCGGAGCACACGGTGTATTTACAGTGACGAATGACATTACAAAATATACGAAAGCCAAAATGTTCTCACAAGTTGGGAAAAAGACTCCGCTATTCATCCGTTTCTCAACAGTAGCTGGTGAACGAGGCTATGCGGATGCAGTTCGCGATATTCGCGGATTTGCCATTAAATTCTATACAGAAGAAGGAAACTGGGACTTAGTCGGCAACAACACACCTGTATTCTTCTTCCGTGATCCATTGCACTTCACAGACTTGAACCACGTGGTAAAACGCGATCCACGTACAAATATGCACAATCCAAATAGCAACTGGGATTTCTGGACATTGCTTCCTGAAGCATTGCACCAAATTACCATTACAATGTCTGACCGAGGCATTCCAGCAAGCTACCGTCATATGCACGGTTTCGGTTCACATACGTACAGCTTTATTAACGAAGATAACGAACGTGTGTGGGTGAAATTCCACTTCATTACACAACAAGGCATTAAAAACTTAACAGACCAAGAAGCAGCTGAAGTAAGAGGTAAAGACCCAGATTCACACCAACGCGATCTTTATAACGCCATTGAAAACGGCGACTATCCAAAATGGAAAATGTACATCCAAGTGATGACAGAAGAACAAGCAAAAGAAATGCCATATAACCCATTTGACTTAACAAAAGTATGGTATAAAAAAGACTTCCCACTTATTGAAGTTGGTGAAATCGAACTTAATAAAAACCCTGATAACTACTTTGCAGAAGTAGAACAAGCTGCATTCTCGCCATCCAACATCGTGCCTGGCATCGGCTATTCGCCAGACCGCATGCTTCAAGCCCGTATTTTCGCATATGCGGACGCGCAACGTTACCGCTTAGGTGTAAACCATTATTTGCTACCAATTAATGCACCTAAATGTCCATTCCGCTCATTCCACCGCGATGGAGCAATGCGTTTCGATGGCAACTTAGGAAGTACATTAAGCTATGAACCAAATAGCTACGGCGAATGGCAGCATAACCTAGATTTAAAAGAGCCGCCATTAGCGCTTGAAGGCGATGCAGATATTTATGACTTCCGAGAAGACGACAACAACTACTTTGAACAACCTGGTAAACTGTTCCGTTTAATGACGGCTGAAGAACAACAACGCCTATTCGAAAACACTGCCCGCAATATGGAAGGGGTTGAAGAATTTATTAAACGCCGCCACATCTTGCACTGCTACTTAGCAGATCCTGCTTATGGTGAAGGTGTTGCCAAAGCTTTAGGTTTATCATTAGACGGTATGGATTTATCAAACCCATATGTTAAATAA
- the ftsH gene encoding ATP-dependent zinc metalloprotease FtsH, which yields MKEKQPQNRSLTYYFFILMAIVLLNALIFPGIQKQKVEEVDYGSFLQMVEDGKVKNVTIQDDAITFTEKDNKDVIYKTGVVEDAKLVDRLYEANVPFTKTIPNEFSPLIRFILLWIVPFLIILLLGSFLTRGLRQSRADVLTFGKSNAKIYVESETGKSFNDVAGQDEAKEALKEIVDFLHNPEKYRQVGAKLPKGVLLVGPPGTGKTLIAKAVAGEAKVPFFTISGSEFVEMFVGMGAARVRDLFKQAQEKAPCIVFIDEIDAIGKKRGVNLTQGNDEREQTLNQLLYEMDGFDSSKGVVILAATNRPEVLDQALLRPGRFDRRIPLELPDLNGREAILNVHLKKVAKDDNIDVAAIAKATPGASGADLANIVNEAALRAVRMGRTKVIQEDLEEAVEITIAGYRRKSKILSPQEKKIVAYHEIGHAIVAAKQSHSAPVQKITIIPRTSGALGYTMQVEEEERYLLSKEELFNKIVTLTGGRTAEEIVFQSVTSGAANDIEQATKLARAMVTRYGMSEHFGMMGLETVSNVYLGGDSSLICSDETAAKIDEEVQNIIESAHEKARQILTENIDKLHELAAYLLEKETISGEEFMSILENESVVSQ from the coding sequence ATGAAAGAAAAGCAACCTCAAAATCGTTCTCTAACATACTATTTTTTTATCTTAATGGCGATTGTGTTATTAAATGCCCTCATTTTTCCGGGCATTCAGAAGCAAAAAGTAGAAGAAGTGGACTATGGCTCTTTCCTTCAAATGGTTGAAGACGGGAAAGTGAAAAACGTAACGATTCAAGATGATGCCATTACATTCACGGAAAAAGACAATAAAGATGTCATTTATAAAACAGGTGTGGTTGAAGATGCAAAATTAGTGGACCGGCTATATGAAGCCAATGTACCGTTTACAAAAACCATTCCAAATGAATTTTCGCCTTTAATTCGATTCATTTTATTATGGATTGTTCCATTTTTGATTATTTTGCTCCTTGGAAGTTTCTTAACACGGGGACTTCGCCAATCGAGGGCGGATGTATTAACCTTTGGTAAATCCAATGCAAAAATCTATGTGGAATCTGAAACAGGAAAAAGTTTTAATGATGTAGCAGGGCAAGATGAGGCAAAAGAAGCCTTAAAAGAAATTGTAGACTTTTTGCATAATCCTGAAAAATACCGGCAAGTGGGAGCAAAACTTCCAAAAGGGGTTTTGTTGGTTGGACCTCCAGGAACGGGGAAAACATTGATTGCCAAAGCGGTTGCTGGGGAAGCGAAAGTGCCGTTCTTTACCATTTCCGGTTCCGAGTTTGTTGAAATGTTTGTGGGAATGGGGGCTGCTCGCGTCCGTGATTTGTTTAAGCAAGCCCAAGAAAAAGCGCCATGCATTGTGTTTATTGATGAAATTGATGCTATCGGGAAAAAACGGGGCGTTAATTTAACCCAAGGAAATGATGAACGGGAACAAACTTTAAATCAATTGTTATATGAAATGGATGGTTTTGATTCGAGCAAAGGCGTGGTGATTTTAGCAGCAACGAACCGTCCTGAAGTGTTGGACCAAGCCCTTTTGCGTCCTGGAAGATTCGACCGGCGCATTCCCCTTGAACTGCCTGATTTAAATGGAAGGGAAGCCATCTTAAATGTTCATTTGAAAAAGGTGGCCAAAGACGACAATATTGATGTTGCGGCTATTGCCAAAGCAACACCGGGGGCATCAGGAGCTGATCTTGCAAATATCGTCAACGAAGCCGCTTTAAGAGCAGTGAGAATGGGACGTACGAAAGTCATTCAAGAAGACCTTGAAGAAGCAGTGGAAATCACCATTGCAGGATATAGACGAAAAAGTAAAATTCTGTCTCCGCAAGAGAAGAAAATTGTGGCTTACCACGAAATTGGACATGCCATTGTTGCAGCGAAACAGTCACATTCTGCTCCGGTGCAAAAAATCACCATTATTCCGCGCACTTCTGGAGCTTTAGGCTATACAATGCAAGTGGAAGAAGAAGAACGTTATTTGCTTTCAAAAGAAGAGCTTTTTAACAAAATTGTGACATTGACTGGCGGAAGAACGGCGGAAGAAATTGTTTTCCAATCTGTTACTTCAGGTGCTGCCAACGATATTGAACAAGCGACAAAATTGGCGAGGGCGATGGTGACCCGCTATGGCATGAGCGAGCATTTTGGCATGATGGGACTTGAAACAGTGTCCAATGTATATTTAGGCGGGGATAGTTCCCTCATCTGTTCCGATGAAACGGCAGCCAAAATCGATGAAGAAGTGCAAAACATTATAGAAAGTGCCCATGAAAAAGCGCGCCAAATTCTTACAGAAAACATCGACAAGCTTCACGAATTAGCTGCGTATTTGCTAGAAAAAGAAACAATCAGCGGCGAAGAATTCATGAGCATTTTAGAAAATGAATCCGTGGTTAGCCAATAA
- a CDS encoding AEC family transporter, whose translation MQYLSMIFFQIVAPILVLLVVGAILQKKFHFNLKALSQLVTYCFMPAAVFVNIYETSISMSVLAQVAGFIVLFIGSQMMMSHYVAKLLGLNRSESAVFKNSIVLINSGNYGIPVAQMVFAQQPIGVAIQVILVIFQNMTTYTYGLYNLISATKSGLEIVKDFLKMPIVHALTLGIILNVADFEIPQTFRIPLDHVADGFVAVALITLGAQLSQLEMRTMLNKTIITSCFMRLVVGPAIALLVIYLLGIDGVVAKSLLIASSFPTSRNSSSLALEYDVESNTAAQTVLFSTIVSCITVTIVIYLSNLLFG comes from the coding sequence ATGCAATACCTATCGATGATATTTTTCCAAATCGTAGCGCCGATTCTTGTTCTTCTTGTAGTAGGAGCTATCTTACAAAAGAAATTTCATTTTAACTTAAAAGCGTTGTCTCAGCTTGTTACATACTGTTTCATGCCAGCAGCGGTGTTTGTCAATATATATGAAACGTCTATCAGCATGTCAGTACTTGCCCAAGTGGCAGGTTTTATTGTTTTATTTATTGGCAGTCAAATGATGATGAGTCATTATGTGGCGAAACTGCTTGGGCTTAATCGTTCTGAATCTGCAGTGTTTAAAAATAGTATCGTGCTCATTAACTCCGGGAACTATGGCATTCCGGTGGCGCAAATGGTGTTTGCCCAGCAGCCCATTGGCGTTGCCATTCAAGTGATTCTCGTAATCTTTCAAAATATGACGACTTATACTTACGGGTTGTACAATTTAATCTCTGCAACCAAATCGGGATTAGAAATTGTAAAAGACTTTTTAAAGATGCCGATTGTCCATGCATTGACGCTTGGCATCATTTTAAATGTAGCAGACTTTGAAATTCCGCAAACCTTCCGAATTCCATTAGACCATGTGGCGGATGGGTTTGTTGCCGTTGCGTTAATTACTCTCGGAGCGCAGTTGTCTCAGCTTGAAATGCGCACAATGCTCAATAAAACCATTATTACAAGCTGTTTTATGCGCCTCGTGGTAGGGCCAGCCATTGCGCTTCTAGTTATTTATCTTCTTGGCATCGATGGCGTTGTGGCCAAATCTTTATTAATTGCAAGCTCCTTTCCAACTTCCCGCAACAGTTCCAGCCTTGCTTTGGAATATGATGTGGAGTCTAACACAGCAGCTCAAACCGTATTATTCTCAACCATTGTCAGCTGCATTACTGTGACCATTGTAATTTATTTATCGAATCTACTTTTTGGGTAA